A DNA window from Pithys albifrons albifrons isolate INPA30051 chromosome 7, PitAlb_v1, whole genome shotgun sequence contains the following coding sequences:
- the ASIC3 gene encoding LOW QUALITY PROTEIN: acid-sensing ion channel 3 (The sequence of the model RefSeq protein was modified relative to this genomic sequence to represent the inferred CDS: inserted 2 bases in 1 codon) gives MRRGSEGSGEGEGLSSLRAFAHSSSLHGISHVFAYGAVSLRRVLWGGFFLGSLGLLLLVCAERVAYFLTYPHVTKLDEVAARNLTFPAITICNLNEFRFSKITRNDMYHVGELLALLNERYEISNPQLAEPHVLAALRDKANFKNFKAKPFSMAEFYNRTGHDLAEMLLQCSFRGTGCTARNFTVIFTRLGKCYTFNPGGPGREVLTTLQGGSGNGLELMLNVQQEEYLPVWGDTDETSFEVGVKVQIHSQEEPPFIDQLGFGVAPGFQTFVSCQQQRLVYLPPPWGDCKATPIESDFFTNYSLTACRLDCETRYLAENCNCRMVHMPGNANVCTPEQYKECADPALDFLVTKDSEYCACRTPCAMVRYGKELSMVKIPSKASAKYLAKKFNKTEQYIADNVLVLDIFFEALNYEMIEQKKAYEVAGLLGDIGGQMGLFIGASLLTILEIFDYLYEVFRDKLLSLYKEKKRNPRSDSGTLSARPPLRGPTPRLGVAPNLLPRHPALGPPAXPSAGPSPPPPLAGGVGGTPGPRGSLRAPPAP, from the exons ATGAGGAGGGGCTCGGAGGGCAGCGGGGAGGGCGAGGGGCTCTCGAGCCTGCGGGCCTTCGCCCACAGCTCCTCGCTGCACGGCATCAGCCACGTCTTCGCCTACGGGGCCGTGTCCCTGCGCCGCGTGCTCTGGGGCGGCTTCTTCCTGGGCtcgctggggctgctgctgctcgtGTGCGCCGAGCGCGTCGCCTACTTCCTCACCTACCCCCACGTCACCAAGCTGGACGAGGTGGCCGCCCGCAACCTCACCTTCCCGGCCATCACCATCTGCAACCTCAACGAGTTCCGCTTCTCCAAAATCACCCGCAACGACATGTACCACGTGGGCGAGCTGCTGGCGCTGCTCAACGAGCGCTACGAGATCAGCAACCCGCAGCTGGCCGAGCCCCACGTCCTGGCCGCGCTGCGCGACAAGGCCAACTTCAAGAACTTCAAGGCGAAACCCTTCAGCATGGCCGAGTTCTACAACCGCACGGGCCACGACCTGGCCGaaatgctgctgcagtgctCCTTCCGCGGCACCGGCTGCACTGCCCGCAACTTCACCGTG aTCTTCACACGCCTGGGGAAGTGCTACACATTCAACCCTGGGGGGCCAGGGCGTGAGGTCCTGACCACGCTGCAGGGAGGCTCCGGCAACGGCCTCGAGCTCATGCTCAACGTGCAGCAGGAGGAGTATCTGCCTGTCTGGGGGGACACAG acgAGACATCATTTGAGGTGGGGGTGAAAGTGCAGATCCAcagccaggaggagccaccctTCATCGACCAGTTGGGCTTTGGTGTCGCCCCTGGCTTCCAGACCTTTgtctcctgccagcagcagcgg CTGGTGTACCTGCCCCCCCCGTGGGGGGACTGCAAGGCCACCCCCATCGAGTCCGACTTCTTCACCAACTACAGCCTGACCGCGTGCCGCCTGGACTGCGAGACGCGCTACCTGGCCGAGAACTGCAACTGCCGCATGGTGCACATGCCGG GCAACGCCAACGTCTGCACCCCGGAGCAGTACAAGGAGTGTGCTGACCCCGCGCTGG ACTTCCTGGTGACGAAGGACAGCGAGTACTGTGCGTGCCGCACGCCCTGTGCCATGGTGCGCTACGGCAAAGAGCTCTCCATGGTGAAGATCCCCAGCAAGGCCTCGGCAAAGTACCTGGCCAAGAAGTTCAACAAGACAGAGCAGTACATCGC GGACAATGTGCTGGTCCTGGACATCTTCTTCGAGGCGCTGAACTATGAGATGATCGAGCAGAAGAAGGCATACGAGGTGGCAGGGCTGCTGG GTGACATCGGGGGGCAGATGGGGCTTTTCATCGGCGCCAGCCTCCTCACCATTCTGGAGATCTTCGATTACCTGTACGAG GTGTTCCGGGACAAACTCCTGAGCCTGTACAAGGAGAAGAAGCGGAACCCCCGGAGCGACAGCGGCACCCTG AGCGCCCGGCCCCCCCTGCGTGGCCCCACGCCCCGTCTCGGCGTCGCCCCGAACCTGCTACCTCGTCACCCGGCTCTAGGGCCCCCCGC CCCGTCCGCGGGGCCCAGCCCACCCCCCCCGCTGGCCGGGGGCGTGGGGGGCACCCCCGGCCCACGGGGCAGCCTCCGGGCCCCCCCCGCCCCCTGA
- the ATG9B gene encoding autophagy-related protein 9B isoform X1 produces the protein MVMAGKVMAEQGEKDLEYREYQEYQRLEDCEEDSPPGEDEEELLLHVTEGPTDSWHHIKDLDSFFTKIYHFHQRNGFACVVLSDVLELVQFLFVVTFSTFLLCCVDYDVLFATRPLNQSHVPEHSKVTLPDAVLPAPQCARRLRGSGWLLFLLVLAGMVWLCRLVTALRRLVGYWEIRRFYIQALGIPADELCNHSWQSVQARLLALQRRQPLCVPRRELTELDIHHRILRFRNYTVAMVNKSLLPVRFHLPLLGPVVFLTRGLQFNLELLLFRGPAALFQNTWSLRPQVKRAGTRRALARGLARAAVLLGVANLALCPCVLGWRLLLAFFSYAEGLKRAPGSLGARRWSLYARHYLRHFNELGHELQARLSRGHAPATKYMDSFSSPLLAVLARHVGFFAGSVLAVLIVLTVYDEDVLTVQHILTAITLLGLVVTVARSFIPDEHSVWCPEQLLQRVLAHVHYLPEHWQGRAGRAETRAEMAQLFQYKAVFILEELLSPLVTPLILIFAFPPRALDIVDFFRNFTVEVAGVGDICSFAQLDVRHHGNPQWLSGGHTDAPPERQAEHGKTELSLMRFALSNPRWRPPPPARRFLGHLHAQVTRDAATAPPSRALLAEGPLPASLLSEDSALAREGLVASVLVASGLVARDSRFGQPCSTASATASLLASLRTPLVIPPGTPLPGQGRGAPDSPGEQLSPEERPALSESRLRSLSRSALLAEVASAEMSLHAIYLHQLHQQQQQPQGPGPQPPAGWVTTGAPKPFFVTTGSAARASQLREMPLGGWAEEEEEEEEEEMMT, from the exons ATGGTGATGGCCGGGAAG GtgatggcagagcagggagagaaggacCTGGAGTACCGGGAATACCAGGAATACCAGCGGCTGGAGGACTGCGAGGAGGACTCACCGCCCGGcgaggatgaggaggagctgctgctgcacgtCACCGAGGGGCCGACGG ATTCGTGGCACCACATCAAGGACCTGGACAGTTTCTTCACCAAG ATCTACCACTTCCATCAGAGGAATGGCTTCGCCTGCGTTGTGCTCTCAGATGTCCTCGAGCTGGT gcAGTTCCTGTTCGTCGTCACCTTCAGCAcgttcctgctgtgctgtgttgacTATGATGTCCTGTTCGCCACCCGCCCCCTCAACCAGAGCCACGTCCCCGAGCACAGCAAGGTGACACTGCCCGATGCCGTGCTGCCCGCCCCGCAGTGTGCCCGCAG GCTCCGTGGCAGCGGgtggctgctgttcctgctggtgCTGGCGGGCATGGTGTGGCTGTGTCGCCTGGTCACGGCACTCCGGCGTCTCGTGGGCTACTGGGAGATCCGCAGGTTCTACATCCAAGCCCTCGGCATTCCTGCC GATGAGCTGTGTAACCACAGCTGGCAGTCGGTGCAGGCCCGGCTGCTGGCGCTGCAGCGGCGccagcccctgtgtgtgccacgCCGGGAGCTGACGGAGCTCGACATCCACCACCGCATCCTGCGCTTCCGCAACTACACCGTGGCCATGGTCAACAAGTCCCTGCTGCCCGTGCGCTTCCACCTCCCGCTGCTCGGCCCCGTCGTCTTCCTCACGCGCGGCCTGCAGTTcaacctggagctgctgctgttccgGGGCCCGGCCGCGCTCTTCCAGAACACCTGGAGCCTGCGGCCGCAGGTGAAGCGCGCGGGCACGCGGCGGGCGCTGGCGCGGGGGCTGGCACGGGCCGCGGTGCTGCTGGGGGTGGCCAACCTGGCGCTGTGCCCCTGCGTGCTGGGCTGGCGCCTGCTGCTCGCCTTCTTCAGCTACGCCGAGGGGCTGAAGCGGGCTCCGGGCAGCCTGGGCGCCCGCCGCTGGTCACTCTACGCCCGCCACTACCTGCGCCACTTCAACGAGCTGGGCCACGAGCTGCAGGCGCGGCTGAGCCGCGGCCACGCGCCGGCCACCAAGTACATGGACTCGTTCAGCAGCCCGCTGCTGGCCGTGCTGGCCCGCCACGTCGGCTTCTTCGCCGGCTCCGTGCTGGCCGTGCTCATTGTCCTCACCGTGTACGACGAGGACGTGCTGACGGTGCAGCACATCCTGACGGCCATCAcgctgctggggctggtggtCACCGTGGCCAG GTCCTTCATTCCCGACGAGCACTCGGTGTGGTGCCCCGAACAGCTGCTGCAGCGGGTCCTGGCGCACGTCCATTACCTGCCCGAGCACTGGCAGGGCCGTGCCGGCCGTGCCGAGACGCGTGCGGAGATGGCACAGCTCTTCCAGTACAAGGCG GTTTTcatcctggaggagctgctgagccccCTCGTGACCCCCCTAATCCTCATCTTCGCGTTCCCCCCCCGCGCCCTCGACATCGTCGATTTCTTCCGCAACTTCACGGTGGAGGTGGCGGGGGTGGGCGACATCTGCTCCTTCGCTCAGCTGGACGTGCGGCACCACGGCAACCCGCAG TGGCTGTCGGGGGGGCACACGGATGCCCCCCCGGAGCGCCAAGCGGAGCACGGGAAGACGGAGCTGTCGCTGATGCGCTTCGCCCTGAGCAACCCGCGGTGGCggcccccgccgcccgcccggcgcTTCCTCGGCCACCTGCACGCCCAGGTGACCCGCGACGCGGCCACCGCGCCCCCCTCCCGGGCCCTGCTGGCCGAGGGGCCCCTGCCTGCGTCCCTCCTGTCCGAGGACTCGGCCCTGGCG CGCGAGGGGCTGGTGGCCAGTGTCCTGGTGGCCAGCGGGCTGGTGGCCCGGGATTCCCGCTTcgggcagccctgcagcacgGCCAGCGCCACCGCCAGCCTGCTGGCGTCCCTGCGGACCCCCCTGGTGATACCCCCGGGGACTCCCCTGCCCGGACAGGGGCGCGGAGCCCCCGACAGCCCCGGAGAGCAGCTGAGCCCCGAGGAGAG ACCGGCGCTGAGCGAGTCGCGGCTGCGCAGCCTGAGCCGCTCGGCGCTGCTGGCCGAGGTGGCCTCGGCCGAGATGAGCCTCCACGCCATCTATCTGCACCAG ctccaccagcagcagcagcagccacaggggcCTGGCCCTCAGCCCCCAGCAGGGTGGGTGACCACGGGGGCACCCAAACCCTTCTTCGTGACCACAG GCTCGGCTGCCCGGGCCTCGCAGCTCCGTGAGATGCCGCTGGGCGGGTGggccgaggaggaggaggaggaggaagaagaggagatgATGACATAG
- the ATG9B gene encoding autophagy-related protein 9B isoform X3 — translation MVMAGKVMAEQGEKDLEYREYQEYQRLEDCEEDSPPGEDEEELLLHVTEGPTDSWHHIKDLDSFFTKIYHFHQRNGFACVVLSDVLELVSCSSSPSARSCCAVLTMMSCSPPAPSTRATSPSTARLRGSGWLLFLLVLAGMVWLCRLVTALRRLVGYWEIRRFYIQALGIPADELCNHSWQSVQARLLALQRRQPLCVPRRELTELDIHHRILRFRNYTVAMVNKSLLPVRFHLPLLGPVVFLTRGLQFNLELLLFRGPAALFQNTWSLRPQVKRAGTRRALARGLARAAVLLGVANLALCPCVLGWRLLLAFFSYAEGLKRAPGSLGARRWSLYARHYLRHFNELGHELQARLSRGHAPATKYMDSFSSPLLAVLARHVGFFAGSVLAVLIVLTVYDEDVLTVQHILTAITLLGLVVTVARSFIPDEHSVWCPEQLLQRVLAHVHYLPEHWQGRAGRAETRAEMAQLFQYKAVFILEELLSPLVTPLILIFAFPPRALDIVDFFRNFTVEVAGVGDICSFAQLDVRHHGNPQWLSGGHTDAPPERQAEHGKTELSLMRFALSNPRWRPPPPARRFLGHLHAQVTRDAATAPPSRALLAEGPLPASLLSEDSALAREGLVASVLVASGLVARDSRFGQPCSTASATASLLASLRTPLVIPPGTPLPGQGRGAPDSPGEQLSPEERPALSESRLRSLSRSALLAEVASAEMSLHAIYLHQLHQQQQQPQGPGPQPPAGWVTTGAPKPFFVTTGSAARASQLREMPLGGWAEEEEEEEEEEMMT, via the exons ATGGTGATGGCCGGGAAG GtgatggcagagcagggagagaaggacCTGGAGTACCGGGAATACCAGGAATACCAGCGGCTGGAGGACTGCGAGGAGGACTCACCGCCCGGcgaggatgaggaggagctgctgctgcacgtCACCGAGGGGCCGACGG ATTCGTGGCACCACATCAAGGACCTGGACAGTTTCTTCACCAAG ATCTACCACTTCCATCAGAGGAATGGCTTCGCCTGCGTTGTGCTCTCAGATGTCCTCGAGCTGGT TTCCTGTTCGTCGTCACCTTCAGCAcgttcctgctgtgctgtgttgacTATGATGTCCTGTTCGCCACCCGCCCCCTCAACCAGAGCCACGTCCCCGAGCACAGCAAG GCTCCGTGGCAGCGGgtggctgctgttcctgctggtgCTGGCGGGCATGGTGTGGCTGTGTCGCCTGGTCACGGCACTCCGGCGTCTCGTGGGCTACTGGGAGATCCGCAGGTTCTACATCCAAGCCCTCGGCATTCCTGCC GATGAGCTGTGTAACCACAGCTGGCAGTCGGTGCAGGCCCGGCTGCTGGCGCTGCAGCGGCGccagcccctgtgtgtgccacgCCGGGAGCTGACGGAGCTCGACATCCACCACCGCATCCTGCGCTTCCGCAACTACACCGTGGCCATGGTCAACAAGTCCCTGCTGCCCGTGCGCTTCCACCTCCCGCTGCTCGGCCCCGTCGTCTTCCTCACGCGCGGCCTGCAGTTcaacctggagctgctgctgttccgGGGCCCGGCCGCGCTCTTCCAGAACACCTGGAGCCTGCGGCCGCAGGTGAAGCGCGCGGGCACGCGGCGGGCGCTGGCGCGGGGGCTGGCACGGGCCGCGGTGCTGCTGGGGGTGGCCAACCTGGCGCTGTGCCCCTGCGTGCTGGGCTGGCGCCTGCTGCTCGCCTTCTTCAGCTACGCCGAGGGGCTGAAGCGGGCTCCGGGCAGCCTGGGCGCCCGCCGCTGGTCACTCTACGCCCGCCACTACCTGCGCCACTTCAACGAGCTGGGCCACGAGCTGCAGGCGCGGCTGAGCCGCGGCCACGCGCCGGCCACCAAGTACATGGACTCGTTCAGCAGCCCGCTGCTGGCCGTGCTGGCCCGCCACGTCGGCTTCTTCGCCGGCTCCGTGCTGGCCGTGCTCATTGTCCTCACCGTGTACGACGAGGACGTGCTGACGGTGCAGCACATCCTGACGGCCATCAcgctgctggggctggtggtCACCGTGGCCAG GTCCTTCATTCCCGACGAGCACTCGGTGTGGTGCCCCGAACAGCTGCTGCAGCGGGTCCTGGCGCACGTCCATTACCTGCCCGAGCACTGGCAGGGCCGTGCCGGCCGTGCCGAGACGCGTGCGGAGATGGCACAGCTCTTCCAGTACAAGGCG GTTTTcatcctggaggagctgctgagccccCTCGTGACCCCCCTAATCCTCATCTTCGCGTTCCCCCCCCGCGCCCTCGACATCGTCGATTTCTTCCGCAACTTCACGGTGGAGGTGGCGGGGGTGGGCGACATCTGCTCCTTCGCTCAGCTGGACGTGCGGCACCACGGCAACCCGCAG TGGCTGTCGGGGGGGCACACGGATGCCCCCCCGGAGCGCCAAGCGGAGCACGGGAAGACGGAGCTGTCGCTGATGCGCTTCGCCCTGAGCAACCCGCGGTGGCggcccccgccgcccgcccggcgcTTCCTCGGCCACCTGCACGCCCAGGTGACCCGCGACGCGGCCACCGCGCCCCCCTCCCGGGCCCTGCTGGCCGAGGGGCCCCTGCCTGCGTCCCTCCTGTCCGAGGACTCGGCCCTGGCG CGCGAGGGGCTGGTGGCCAGTGTCCTGGTGGCCAGCGGGCTGGTGGCCCGGGATTCCCGCTTcgggcagccctgcagcacgGCCAGCGCCACCGCCAGCCTGCTGGCGTCCCTGCGGACCCCCCTGGTGATACCCCCGGGGACTCCCCTGCCCGGACAGGGGCGCGGAGCCCCCGACAGCCCCGGAGAGCAGCTGAGCCCCGAGGAGAG ACCGGCGCTGAGCGAGTCGCGGCTGCGCAGCCTGAGCCGCTCGGCGCTGCTGGCCGAGGTGGCCTCGGCCGAGATGAGCCTCCACGCCATCTATCTGCACCAG ctccaccagcagcagcagcagccacaggggcCTGGCCCTCAGCCCCCAGCAGGGTGGGTGACCACGGGGGCACCCAAACCCTTCTTCGTGACCACAG GCTCGGCTGCCCGGGCCTCGCAGCTCCGTGAGATGCCGCTGGGCGGGTGggccgaggaggaggaggaggaggaagaagaggagatgATGACATAG
- the ABCB8 gene encoding mitochondrial potassium channel ATP-binding subunit — MPLPVLLLRAAGAWTRLRPPSAAGRSFRYGWGRLDLAKPPRLPPVAPAPVATRRLLLAGSATGCVVLGLLGTAACCQEATVPPVPTVPSGVPEAAEPPLEPLFNWPLFWTFLRPQLLALSAAIVLALGAALLNVRIPVLLGQLVNVVAQCARGHIPTYLREVRRPALRLLAVYCLQGLLTFGYIALLARVGEQVAGNMRKALFTTLLRQDVAFFDATRTGQLVTRLTADIQEFKSSFKLAISQGLRSGTQTAGCFVSLYLLSPKLTGLLLVALPALVGAGAFIGAFLRSLSRQAQEQVAKATVVADEALGNVRTVRAFAMEEQQARLFCAEVDHSGQLSERLGLGIAAFQGLSNLALNGIVLGTIFVGGSLMAGDELSPGDLMSFLVASQTVQRSLANISILMGQVVRGLSAGARVFELLTLEPLVPLQGGVSIPAHSLRGRICFHHVSFSYPTRPGYPVLQDFSLTLHPCQTVAIVGPSGGGKSTVAALLERFYEPTAGTITLDGHDIASLDPSWLRGQVIGFISQEPVLFATTIMENIRFGKPGASDAEVYEAARLANADGFIRSFPEGYDTVVGERGAALSGGQKQRIAIARALLKDPAVLILDEATSALDAQAERAVQEALDRAASGRTVLLIAHRLSTIRAAHLIAVLARGRVAEAGTHEELLRRGGLYAELIRQQTKEES, encoded by the exons ATGCCGCTGCCGGTGCTGCTGCTGCGAGCGGCAGGCGCTTGGACCCGGCTCCGCCCGCCCTCCGCCGCGGGGCGCAG TTTCAGGTATGGGTGGGGGCGCCTGGATCTGGCCAAGCCCCCCCGGCTGCCCCCCGTGGCCCCTGCCCCCGTGGCCACCCGGCGcctgctcctggctggctcAGCCACGGGCTgtgtggtgctggggctgctgggcacGGCTGCATGCTGCCAGGAGGCcactgtcccccctgtccccacgGTCCCCTCCGGTGTCCCCGAGGCTGCAGAGCCCCCGCTGGAGCCCCTCTTCAACTGGCCACTATTCTGGACCTTCCTGCGCCCACAGCTCCTGGCGCTCTCGGCTGCCATCGTG ctggcactgggtgCAGCCCTGCTCAACGTGCGCATTCcggtgctgctggggcagctggtgAACGTGGTGGCCCAGTGTGCCCGTGGCCACATCCCCACGTACCTGCGGGAGGTGCGGCGCCCGGCCCTGCGCCTCCTTGCCGTCTACTGCCTGCAG GGGCTGCTGACCTTCGGGTACATTGCGCTGCTGGCGCGTGTCGGTGAGCAGGTGGCCGGCAACATGCGCAAGGCGCTCTTCACCACCCTGCTCAG GCAGGACGTGGCCTTCTTTGATGCCACACGCACGGGGCAGCTGGTGACACGGCTGACAGCCGACATCCAGGAGTTCAAGTCCTCCTTCAAGCTGGCCATCTCCCAG ggCCTGCGCAGTGGCACCCAGACCGCCGGCTGCTTCGTGTCGCTGTACCTGCTCTCGCCCAAGCTCACGGGGCTCCTGCTCGTGGCGCTGCCGGCGCTGGTGGGCGCTGGAGCCTTCATCGGCGCCTTCCTCCGCAGCCTCTCCCgccaggcacaggagcag gtgGCCAAGGCCACTGTGGTGGCCGACGAGGCGCTGGGGAATGTGAGGACCGTGCGCGCCTTTGCCATGGAGGAGCAACAAGCGAG gctgtTCTGTGCTGAGGTGGACCACTCTGGCCAGCTGAGTGAGCGGCTGGGGCTCGGCATCGCTGCCTTCCAGGGGCTTTCCAACCTGGCACTCAATG GCATTGTGTTGGGAACCATCTTCGTCGGTGGCTCCCTGATGGCTGGGGATGAGCTCTCACCAGGTGACCTCATGTCCTTCCTGGTGGCCTCCCAGACAGTACAAAG GTCCTTGGCCAACATCTCCATCCTGATGGGGCAG GTGGTGCGGGGTCTGAGTGCCGGTGCCCGTGTCTTCGAGCTGCTGACACTGGAGCCCCTTGTGCCTCTGCAGGGGGGGGTCTCCATTCCTGCCCACTCCCTGCGCGGCCGCATCTGCTTCCACCACGTCTCCttcag ttATCCCACCCGGCCTGGCTACCCTGTTCTGCAGGATTTCAGCCTCACTCTGCACCCCTGCCAGACTGTGGCCATCGTGGGACCCTCTGGAGGAG GGAAGTCGACGGTGGCGGCGCTGCTGGAGCGGTTCTATGAGCCCACAGCAGGAACCATCACCCTGGATGGGCACGATATCGCCAGCCTGGACCCCTCCTGGCTGCGGGGGCAGGTCATTGGCTTCATCAGTcag GAGCCCGTGCTGTTTGCAACGACTATCATGGAGAACATCCGTTTTGGGAAGCCGGGAGCCTCCGACGCTGAGGTGTACGAGGCAGCCCGGCTGGCCAATGCTGACGGCTTCATCCGCAGCTTCCCCGAGGGCTACGACACTGTCGTGG GCGAGCGTGGCGCGGCGCTGTCGGGGGGGCAGAAGCAGCGCATCGCGATAGCCCGGGCGCTGCTCAAGGACCCCGCCGTGCTCATCCTGGACGAGGCCACGAGCGCGCTGGACGCTCAGGCGGAGCGGGCGGTGCAAGAGGCGCTGGACCGGGCGGCCTCGGGCCGCACCGTGCTGCTCATCGCCCACCGCCTCAGCACCATCCGCGCCGCGCACCTCATCGCAGTGCTGGCCCGCGGCCGCGTGGCCGAG GCAGGGACCCACGAGGAGCTGCTGCGACGAGGGGGACTCTACGCCGAGCTCATCCGACAGCAGACCAAGGAGGAGTCCTAA